A genomic region of Gemmata massiliana contains the following coding sequences:
- a CDS encoding serine/threonine-protein kinase, which produces MNTDTFDPAEDRVGAAVAEYLEARDSGHPLSVADWLARYPDLAAELREFLDDGAAAGLRVFRGQTREPDLTTDERVLGEYELLERIGGNMGTVYRARQLNLPREVAVKVLLRAGTGDRARFRTEAEAMARLRHPNIVRILEVSRGSGTPFFTMDWYPGGTLADRSEFAHHPSRAAVVVEKIAGAVHHAHRHGLLHRDLKPANVLVDDKGEPVVADFGLAVPLDRTAETDRRVAGTPAYMAPEQLNGEFTVATDVFGVGAVLYELLTGRPPAHGPTLAAVLERVRLAAPVPPDQLNPRVDPDLSAICMKCLAKEPGDRYATAADVAADLERFRLGLPPLARPLGPLGRVSRLLREARAAGDFRSLAPGLVGQAALVLATNVSVFALLRAGAAEVFVWAALFVPNISLFALLARERWCAREQYTPARFHLWSTWVGQTTACVAVMIGSRLAAGADLARGIEAGYIGCAGINALAFVVMGSLFAGRQYLLGLTWAGAAVAMGVFPHAAPLVYAGLIAMCCLLTGFQLNALRANQA; this is translated from the coding sequence GTGAACACCGACACCTTCGATCCGGCGGAGGACCGGGTGGGCGCGGCCGTGGCCGAATACCTGGAAGCACGCGACAGCGGGCACCCGCTGTCGGTGGCCGACTGGCTGGCCCGGTACCCGGACCTCGCTGCGGAACTGCGCGAATTCCTCGACGACGGGGCCGCGGCCGGGCTGCGCGTGTTTCGCGGCCAGACACGGGAACCCGATCTCACGACCGACGAGCGCGTTCTCGGCGAGTACGAGCTGTTGGAGCGAATTGGCGGGAACATGGGCACGGTTTACCGGGCGCGGCAACTGAACCTGCCGCGCGAAGTGGCCGTGAAGGTGCTGCTGCGAGCCGGCACCGGTGACCGGGCACGGTTCCGCACCGAGGCCGAGGCGATGGCGCGACTCCGGCACCCGAACATCGTTCGTATCCTCGAAGTGTCGCGCGGGAGCGGAACGCCGTTCTTCACAATGGACTGGTACCCGGGCGGGACACTCGCCGACCGCTCGGAGTTCGCCCACCACCCGAGTCGCGCCGCAGTGGTAGTGGAGAAGATCGCCGGCGCGGTCCACCACGCGCACCGGCACGGGTTGTTGCACCGCGACCTGAAGCCCGCGAACGTGCTGGTCGACGACAAGGGCGAACCGGTGGTCGCAGACTTCGGGCTGGCGGTACCCCTCGACCGGACCGCTGAAACAGACCGGCGCGTCGCGGGTACCCCGGCGTACATGGCCCCGGAGCAACTGAACGGCGAGTTCACTGTCGCCACCGACGTGTTCGGCGTCGGCGCGGTCCTATACGAACTGCTCACCGGGCGCCCGCCGGCACACGGACCGACGCTCGCCGCGGTCCTCGAACGGGTGCGGCTCGCGGCACCGGTCCCACCCGATCAACTGAACCCGCGAGTCGACCCGGACCTGAGCGCGATCTGCATGAAGTGCTTGGCGAAGGAACCGGGCGACCGGTACGCCACCGCCGCCGATGTCGCCGCCGACCTGGAACGGTTCCGTCTGGGGTTGCCGCCACTGGCGCGCCCGCTCGGTCCGCTCGGGCGCGTGTCCCGTTTGCTCCGCGAGGCCCGGGCCGCGGGCGATTTCCGCTCCCTCGCACCCGGGCTCGTCGGGCAGGCCGCGCTGGTCCTGGCGACGAACGTGAGCGTCTTCGCTCTGCTGCGTGCTGGCGCCGCCGAAGTGTTCGTGTGGGCCGCCCTGTTCGTGCCCAACATCTCACTGTTCGCGCTGCTGGCGCGCGAGCGCTGGTGCGCCCGGGAGCAGTACACTCCGGCCCGGTTCCACCTGTGGTCCACCTGGGTCGGGCAAACGACCGCGTGCGTGGCCGTGATGATCGGCAGCCGACTGGCGGCCGGTGCGGACCTCGCGCGCGGGATCGAGGCCGGGTACATCGGGTGCGCCGGGATCAACGCGCTGGCGTTCGTAGTGATGGGTAGCCTGTTCGCCGGGCGCCAGTACCTGCTCGGGTTGACCTGGGCCGGCGCCGCGGTCGCGATGGGGGTGTTCCCGCACGCCGCGCCGCTCGTGTACGCCGGACTGATCGCAATGTGCTGTTTGTTAACCGGGTTCCAGTTGAACGCGCTGCGTGCGAACCAGGCGTGA
- a CDS encoding sigma-70 family RNA polymerase sigma factor — translation MIDTGTELDRYRPLLRLHVRQLQLGRLYRARFDSSDVVQESLLRAFRGIDQVRGRSEAELVGWLQKVVAHTVIDLVREHSAAKRDPGLERTLCDAVDDDETPLGAYLTATEPGPSAQAVRKEELLCLAAALDRLPEAERDAVIAHYILELPLAETATRLGRTTRGVGGLLFRGKRRLSALLAAPEDLA, via the coding sequence GTGATCGACACCGGGACCGAACTCGACCGCTACCGGCCGCTGCTGCGCCTGCACGTCCGGCAGCTCCAGTTGGGGCGCCTGTACCGCGCCCGGTTCGACTCGTCGGACGTGGTGCAGGAATCGCTGTTGCGTGCGTTCAGGGGGATCGATCAGGTGCGCGGGCGGAGCGAGGCGGAACTCGTCGGCTGGCTCCAGAAGGTCGTCGCGCACACAGTTATCGACCTGGTGCGCGAGCACAGCGCGGCGAAGCGCGACCCGGGGCTCGAGCGCACGCTGTGCGATGCGGTCGACGACGACGAGACTCCGCTGGGTGCGTACCTGACGGCCACGGAACCGGGGCCGAGTGCCCAGGCCGTGCGCAAAGAAGAGCTGCTCTGTCTGGCCGCGGCCCTGGACCGGTTGCCGGAGGCCGAGCGGGACGCCGTGATCGCTCACTACATCCTCGAGCTCCCTCTGGCCGAAACCGCCACGCGGCTCGGGCGCACCACTCGGGGCGTGGGCGGGTTACTGTTCCGTGGGAAGCGCCGACTCAGCGCGCTACTGGCCGCCCCGGAGGATCTGGCGTGA
- a CDS encoding B12-binding domain-containing radical SAM protein, whose protein sequence is MNVGVIELIAYTVPPEWRGHTVAVAMRKVLYSVMPQVVAAWCRRRGHRTHYATYYGQADPVRLLPDDLDIVFISATTQASGLAYALARYYRGRGVRTVLGGPHAKCFPADALRFFDIVVGECDEELVGDILAQRFDPPASVSSRRPRALPGVAERFPDIVTAGFRPGRRFGFNVVAVFSSLGCPYTCEFCTEWNSRYAPLLADDLAADLAFVRRRDRRAIVAFHDPNFAVRFDETMDVMERDGERPNRYVMECSLSVLRDDRLPRLARTNCLYVAPGVESWFDFGNKSLAGEKQGAAKLDFVAERFRALRRFVPGLQANFLFGTDADRGTEPVELTIDFVRRLPFVWPNVNVPTPYGATPLFDRYRADGRILAGMPLTCYCAPYLVSTLRHYDPVAFYRHLVRIQTAITSWAALARRVAPAAPFAIRFAHAVQTLSFREQAAETRAILRLLETDRGFRAFHEGERVPVPEFYQRHVENRLGRYASLFPRPDRTPVLGPGVARANVATLN, encoded by the coding sequence ATGAACGTCGGCGTCATCGAACTGATCGCGTATACGGTGCCCCCCGAGTGGCGCGGACACACGGTCGCGGTCGCCATGCGGAAGGTGCTCTACAGCGTCATGCCCCAAGTGGTCGCCGCGTGGTGCCGGCGCCGCGGGCACCGCACCCATTACGCGACCTACTACGGGCAAGCCGACCCGGTGCGGTTGCTCCCCGACGATCTCGATATCGTCTTTATCTCGGCGACAACACAGGCGAGCGGATTGGCCTACGCGCTGGCCCGGTACTACCGCGGGCGCGGCGTGCGAACGGTCCTCGGTGGCCCGCACGCGAAGTGCTTCCCGGCCGACGCGCTGCGGTTCTTCGACATCGTGGTCGGGGAGTGCGACGAGGAACTCGTCGGCGACATCCTGGCCCAGCGGTTCGATCCGCCGGCGTCCGTGTCCAGCCGGCGCCCGCGTGCGCTGCCCGGCGTGGCCGAGCGGTTCCCGGACATCGTGACCGCCGGGTTCCGCCCGGGGCGCCGGTTCGGGTTCAACGTGGTGGCCGTGTTCAGCAGCCTGGGGTGCCCGTACACGTGCGAGTTCTGCACCGAGTGGAACTCGCGGTACGCCCCTCTACTGGCCGACGATCTGGCCGCGGACCTGGCGTTCGTGCGCCGCCGGGACCGGCGCGCCATCGTCGCGTTCCACGACCCGAACTTCGCGGTCCGGTTCGACGAAACGATGGACGTGATGGAACGGGACGGGGAGCGGCCGAACCGGTACGTGATGGAGTGCTCGCTCTCGGTCCTCCGGGACGACCGGCTACCGCGCCTAGCGCGGACCAACTGCCTGTACGTCGCGCCCGGGGTGGAATCGTGGTTCGACTTCGGCAACAAATCGCTCGCGGGGGAGAAACAGGGCGCGGCCAAACTCGACTTCGTGGCCGAGCGGTTTCGCGCACTTCGGCGATTCGTGCCCGGGCTTCAGGCGAACTTCCTGTTCGGCACCGACGCGGACCGCGGGACCGAGCCGGTCGAGCTGACCATCGATTTCGTCCGGCGCCTGCCGTTCGTGTGGCCGAACGTGAACGTCCCGACGCCCTATGGTGCGACCCCGCTGTTCGACCGGTACCGGGCGGACGGGCGTATTTTGGCGGGAATGCCGCTGACCTGTTACTGCGCGCCGTACCTCGTAAGTACCTTGCGGCACTACGATCCGGTCGCGTTCTACCGGCACCTGGTGCGCATCCAGACCGCAATCACGTCGTGGGCGGCGTTGGCGCGCCGGGTCGCGCCAGCGGCCCCGTTCGCGATCCGCTTCGCGCACGCGGTGCAGACGCTCTCGTTCCGTGAACAGGCGGCCGAAACGCGCGCCATCCTCCGGTTGCTCGAAACGGACCGCGGGTTCCGCGCATTCCACGAGGGCGAACGGGTACCGGTGCCGGAGTTCTATCAGCGGCACGTCGAGAACCGGCTCGGGCGGTACGCGAGCCTGTTCCCGCGCCCGGACCGGACGCCGGT
- a CDS encoding sterol desaturase family protein: protein MSSLWPLFTQWAIWPTALSAVLGFGAFAVILGPAEWFHRRRARPRTGLQTDLLFWVFTPAVGKAITFAAVTAVVSWVMARSGRELDFTSGAGWGPVGRQPLWLQALEMVVLCDFIFYWTHRLFHTTRLWPFHAVHHSPEHLDWLSAMRFHPVNDVVSRLCQAVPLVLLGFAPAAVLCAVPVVVVFVVVTHADVPWTWGPLKHVIVSPVYHHWHHSSEPEALDTNFAGIFVLWDRLFGTKYMPEGRRPRVYGLKNEQAPGSFLGLLAYPFRARQQHKLAGGEE, encoded by the coding sequence ATGAGTTCCTTGTGGCCCCTGTTCACGCAGTGGGCGATCTGGCCCACGGCCCTGTCCGCCGTCCTCGGGTTCGGCGCGTTCGCGGTGATCCTCGGGCCGGCCGAGTGGTTCCACCGGCGCCGCGCTCGGCCCCGCACCGGGCTGCAAACCGACCTGTTATTCTGGGTCTTTACCCCGGCCGTTGGGAAGGCGATCACGTTCGCTGCTGTGACCGCGGTGGTGTCGTGGGTGATGGCCCGGAGCGGGCGCGAACTGGACTTCACCTCGGGCGCCGGGTGGGGACCGGTCGGCCGACAACCGCTGTGGCTCCAGGCGCTCGAAATGGTCGTCCTGTGCGACTTCATCTTCTACTGGACGCACCGGCTGTTCCACACGACACGGTTGTGGCCGTTCCACGCGGTACACCACAGCCCCGAACACCTGGACTGGTTGTCGGCGATGCGGTTTCACCCGGTCAATGATGTCGTGTCACGACTGTGTCAGGCGGTGCCGCTGGTGCTGCTCGGGTTCGCACCGGCCGCGGTGCTGTGCGCGGTGCCGGTCGTTGTGGTGTTCGTGGTGGTGACGCACGCCGATGTGCCGTGGACGTGGGGGCCGCTGAAACACGTCATCGTCAGTCCCGTGTACCATCACTGGCACCACAGCTCGGAACCGGAAGCGCTGGACACGAACTTCGCCGGCATATTCGTGCTATGGGATCGGCTGTTCGGCACGAAATACATGCCCGAGGGCCGGCGCCCGCGCGTGTACGGCCTGAAGAACGAACAGGCGCCGGGCAGCTTCCTGGGACTGCTCGCGTACCCGTTCCGGGCGCGCCAACAGCACAAACTCGCAGGCGGTGAGGAATGA